In Haloterrigena turkmenica DSM 5511, a single genomic region encodes these proteins:
- a CDS encoding lysylphosphatidylglycerol synthase transmembrane domain-containing protein: MTSNKLKSVSKALVSLGILAYLLWQIPVQEVVATIPRLGIIPAAALSGLLALEVFLSTLSIFILTTYYTDLTFYRMFKIDAANFIANVFIPSRLGSVISMPVLIDRYTSANKAEGAVIQTTQMVIVTLITGGTAGIGWLIFQDILSTEMSLTLALCVALYLGFPVAVVTGILLSDINIVQQHIISRLPIPEVQQGTRIDPRRLLASSGCLIAARVILAGARLWILSIVFGLDLGLLEMLFIPVLMYSVTVLPISLGGIGVAEASGTAVISALGVPVAVAATVIFIDRIFTTYLPLVGFYAYVNLTGLPDRVVDNNTTR; encoded by the coding sequence ATGACATCAAACAAATTAAAATCTGTATCAAAAGCATTGGTCTCGCTTGGGATCCTCGCTTACCTTCTCTGGCAGATCCCTGTTCAAGAGGTAGTGGCTACTATCCCTAGATTAGGGATTATCCCCGCCGCAGCGCTCTCAGGGCTCCTTGCTCTTGAGGTGTTTCTGTCTACACTCTCGATCTTCATTCTCACGACTTACTACACGGATTTAACCTTCTATCGAATGTTTAAAATCGATGCAGCGAATTTCATTGCGAACGTATTTATTCCCTCTCGTCTCGGATCTGTTATATCAATGCCTGTCCTAATTGATCGGTACACAAGTGCAAATAAGGCGGAAGGCGCGGTTATCCAAACGACCCAGATGGTGATCGTGACGCTAATCACGGGCGGAACTGCGGGGATTGGATGGCTAATCTTTCAAGATATACTCTCCACTGAGATGAGCCTTACACTCGCGCTCTGTGTAGCATTATATCTCGGTTTCCCGGTTGCGGTCGTCACAGGTATCCTCTTGTCGGATATAAATATAGTACAACAACACATCATTTCACGTCTCCCCATCCCTGAAGTTCAGCAGGGAACCCGAATAGATCCACGCCGACTTCTTGCCTCAAGTGGCTGCCTAATCGCGGCGCGCGTGATCTTGGCTGGTGCTCGTCTGTGGATTCTCTCGATTGTATTCGGCCTTGATTTGGGACTTCTTGAGATGCTATTTATTCCTGTCCTGATGTATTCTGTGACTGTCTTACCGATCTCGCTCGGCGGGATAGGGGTTGCAGAAGCATCTGGAACCGCTGTTATAAGCGCGCTAGGAGTGCCAGTCGCAGTCGCAGCGACCGTCATATTCATCGATCGAATTTTCACGACATATTTACCGTTAGTGGGATTCTATGCATATGTAAACCTCACTGGCCTTCCAGATCGAGTCGTAGACAACAATACAACAAGATAA
- a CDS encoding GNAT family N-acetyltransferase, translating into MFPRELETDRLRLERLSHETIDLESYYRACSVHEPGIEEVVEYVPGFEPHRHPKETRDFVDRAERQWDDGERAEYIVRPREGESGAGDIAGGTRLDIDWDKRTADLGIWLRTAFWGRGYAGERARAFLEVAFERLDLELVQAVCLDGNERSRRAIEKYVAEFGGTYEGRLRNWMVGSDGAPVDCHRYTIRADEYFEHR; encoded by the coding sequence ATGTTCCCGCGCGAACTCGAGACCGACCGATTGCGCCTCGAGCGACTCAGCCACGAGACGATCGACCTGGAGTCGTACTATCGGGCGTGTTCGGTTCACGAACCGGGGATCGAGGAGGTCGTCGAGTACGTCCCCGGGTTCGAACCGCATCGTCACCCGAAGGAGACGCGGGACTTCGTCGACCGTGCCGAACGACAGTGGGACGACGGGGAACGCGCCGAGTACATCGTTCGGCCCCGCGAGGGGGAGTCAGGGGCGGGCGATATCGCGGGCGGCACGCGGTTAGACATTGACTGGGACAAACGGACGGCGGATCTGGGTATCTGGCTCCGAACGGCGTTCTGGGGGCGCGGCTACGCCGGCGAGCGAGCCCGTGCCTTCCTCGAGGTCGCCTTCGAGCGGTTGGACCTCGAGTTGGTCCAAGCCGTCTGTCTCGACGGCAACGAACGGTCCAGACGGGCGATCGAGAAGTACGTCGCCGAGTTCGGCGGCACCTACGAGGGACGCCTGCGAAACTGGATGGTCGGAAGCGACGGCGCACCGGTCGACTGCCATCGGTACACGATCCGCGCCGACGAGTATTTCGAACACCGGTGA
- a CDS encoding metal-dependent hydrolase, whose amino-acid sequence MPDALTHVLIAYALATALSLRYEWITPRLTTVAMAGAMIPDLAKLGRVISPETVEAVLGVPFSWQPIHTVGGGTLAILVASLVVRPAYRRPVALSLTLGIGSHFVLDMFLIPPAGTFPYLWPLTDAEIALPGLYKSGDGWIVPIGIAVALGVQSVVRRRSLEAESAVRTDG is encoded by the coding sequence GTGCCGGACGCATTGACACACGTCCTGATCGCCTATGCTCTCGCGACGGCGCTCTCTCTTCGGTACGAGTGGATCACGCCGCGGCTGACGACCGTCGCGATGGCCGGTGCGATGATTCCCGATCTTGCCAAACTCGGGCGGGTGATTTCCCCCGAGACCGTGGAAGCAGTGCTCGGCGTCCCGTTCTCGTGGCAGCCGATTCACACGGTCGGCGGGGGGACGCTGGCGATCCTCGTCGCCTCGCTGGTCGTCCGTCCGGCGTACCGACGGCCGGTCGCACTATCGCTCACGCTCGGCATCGGCTCGCACTTCGTGCTCGACATGTTCTTGATTCCGCCCGCTGGAACGTTTCCCTACCTGTGGCCGCTCACCGACGCCGAAATCGCACTCCCCGGACTCTACAAGAGCGGCGACGGGTGGATCGTCCCCATCGGGATTGCGGTCGCCCTCGGTGTTCAGTCGGTCGTTCGACGGCGCTCGCTCGAGGCAGAATCGGCGGTCCGAACCGACGGCTGA